Part of the Nostoc sp. ATCC 53789 genome, TGCCATTTTGGGCTGTTATCACCTTAAATCCATGCTGTTGCGCCATATCTATGAGGATACGGGCAAAATTAACGTCATCCTCGACAATTAACAAGACGCGATCGCCCATGCCAATAGTAGCGCGATCGTCATTAATCAGTGATGTTAGCGGATAGCTAAGGTTTAGCCCGTGCTGAGTGCTGAGTGCTGAGTGGGGAGTGGGGAGTAGGGAGTAGGGAGTAAGGGGTTGTGTTGATGTAGGTTCAGGATTCAATTGGGGGAAAAAGAATGTAAAGGTGCTACCTTGACCGGGTTGACTTGTTAGTTTAATTTCGCCGCCAAAGAGACGGGCGATTTCGCGGCTAATTGATAAGCCTAATCCAGTACCGCCGTATCTGCGGCTGGTAGAGCCATCGGCTTGCTGAAATGCTTCGAAAATAACTTTTTGCTTGTCGGGAGCGATGCCAATCCCTGTATCGCTAACTGAGAAGGCGATGACATTTTGAGCGCGATTTAAAGTTACTTGGTCGTTGCTCCATCCCTGTTTCGCCACCGCAATCTGCAACCGGACTTCCCCTTGCTCTGTAAATTTAAAAGCGTTGGAGAGGAGATTTTTTAACACTTGTTGTAAGCGTTTGACATCTGTATAGATGGTTGTGGGTAATTCGGGAGTAAATTCAATTGTGAATGCAAGTCCTTTGCTCTGAGCGATTTGCCGGAAGGTGCGCTCAATTTGTTCGCCCAACTCTACCAAGGGCATTTGGGTCATGTCAATTGACATGGTTCCCGATTCAATTTTAGCGAGATCCAGAATGTCATTGATTAATGCCAACAAGTCTGTACCGGCTGAGTAAATTGTCTGGCTGTATTCAACTTGCTTGCTGGTGAGGTTGTGATCTATGTTATCTGCTAACAACTTCGCCAAAATTAACAAGCTATTTAGCGGTGTCCGCAGTTCGTGAGACATATTGGCGAGAAATTCTGATTTGTATTTTGAAGAAAGGGCGAGTTGTTCAGCCTTGTCTTCTAAAGACATTCTTGCTTGTTCGATTTCTCGATTTTTGCGCTCGACTTCTTTCTTCTGCATAGCTAACAACTCTGCCTTTTCTTCTAACTCAGCGTTGGTTTGTTGCAGTTCCTCTTGCTGTCCTTTGAGTAAATCTTCTGAAGTTTTGAGCGATTGGGCTTGTTGTTCTAAGCGCTTGTTGGTTTCTCGGAGTTCATTTTGCTGGGTTTGGAGTTCTTCAGCCAAAGATTGTGATTGCTTGAGTAATTCTTCTGTTCGCATGGATGCTGCGATCGTGTTGAGGACGATCGCAATACTTTCGGTAAGCTGGTCGAAAAATGTCAAATGAATTTCGCTAAAGCGACGGAAGGAAGCTAATTCTATGACTGCTGTCACCTGTCCTTCAAAGAGTACAGGTAACACCACAGCATTAAGTGGGGTTGCTTCTCCTAAACCAGAGGCAATTCTGACATAATCACTTGGTACATCCGTCAGCAGAATTCGCTCTTTTTCTAAAGCGCATTGTCCCACTAAACCTTCACCCAAGTGGAAGCGGTTAGCCAAATGTCTGCGTTCGCGGTAAGCGTAGCTACTAATTAGTTTTAAAAACGGTGTATTTTCTCCAGACTCCATCAGGAAGAATACGCCGTGTTGCGCTCCTACCAAGGGTGCTAGTTCTGAGAGAATCAATTTAGATACGGTTTCCAAGTCTCGCTGCCCTTGCAGCATTCGGGTAAATTTAGCTAGGTTAGTTTTCAACCAATCTTGCTCAGTATTTTTCTGCGTTGTCTCCCGCAGATTGGCAATCATCTGGTTGATGTTGTCTTTGAGTATCGCTACTTCCCCTAATGCTTCGACGGCAATTGAACGAGTTAAATCACCTTTAGTTACAGCTGTAGCAACTTCTGCGATCGCTCGCAACTGAGTTGTCAGTGTAGCAGCAAGTTCGTTCACATTATCCGTCAAATCTTTCCAAGTCCCAGCCGCCCCTGGTACTCTAGCTTGTCCGCCTAACTTCCCTTCGATTCCTACTTCCCGCGCTACTGTAGTTACCTGATTGGCAAATGTCGCTAGAGTATCAATCATCTCGTTGATTGTCTCTGCCAAGGTTTCAATTTCTCCCTTAGCATCTAACATCAGTTTCCGTTTCAAGTCTCCGTTAGCAACTGCCGTTACAACTCTGGCAATACCGCGCACTTGTGCCGTTAAGTTACCCGCCATCGAGTTAACGTTATCTGTCAAATCTTTCCAAGTCCCTGCAACACCTTGGACTTGCGCTTGTCCGCCTAACTTCCCTTCAGTTCCCACTTCCCGCGCCACCCGCGTTACTTCACTGGCAAAGGAACTAAGTTGATCCACCATTGTGTTGGTAGTATTCTTCAAGTCCAAAATTTCGCCTTTGGCATCGACGGTAATTTTTTTAGATAAGTCGCCATTCGCTACCGCTTTCGTAACTTCCGCGATGTTGCGAACTTGTCCGGTGAGGTTCCCCGCCATCGAGTTCACGTTATCAGTTAAATCTTTCCAAGTCCCAGCAACTCCTCTGACGTAAGCTTGCACGCCTAATTTACCTTCCGTTCCCACCTCACGGGCAACCCTGGTAACTTCTGATGCAAAGGAATTTAGCTGATCCACCATTGTATTAATGGTGTTTTTAAGTTCCTGAATTTCACCTTTTACATCGACGGTGATTTTCTTGGATAAGTCGCCGTTTGCGACGGCTGTCGTAACTTCGGCAATGTTTCGCACTTGTGCCGTCAAACTTCCCGCCATGAAGTTTACACTGTCAGTTAAATCCTTCCAAGTGCCGGCTACACCTTTAACTTCTGCTTGTACGCCCAGCTTACCTTCAGTTCCCACCTCACGCGCCACCCGCGTTACTTCACTTGCAAAGGAATTAAGTTGATCAACCATCGTGTTGACGGTATTTTTCAACTCTAAAATTTCACCTTTGACATCAACGGAGATTTTCTTAGATAAGTCGCCATTAGCTACAGCCGTGGTAACTGCGGCAATGTTTCGCACCTGTGCCGTTAAACTTCCCGCCATGAAGTTCACGCTGTCGGTTAAGTCTTTCCAAGTTCCAGCGACACCGCGCACATCTGCTTGTACGCCTAATTTACCCTCGCTTCCCACCTCACGGGCAACTCGCGTCACTTCACTTGCAAAAGAGTTAAGTTGATCCACCATTATATTGATGGTATTTTTAAGTTCGAGAATTTCGCCTTTTACAGCAACAGTAATTTTTTTAGATAAATCACCATTTGCGATCGCAGTTGTCACTTCGGCAATGTTCCGCACCTGCGCCGTCAAGCTTCCCGCCATGAAATTCACGCTATCAGTTAAATCTTTCCAAGTGCCGGCAACGTCTTTTACTTCCGCTTGTACACCCAATTTACCTTCAGTTCCCACTTCACGGGCGACTCGCGTCACTTCACTGGCAAAGGAACTGAGTTGATCCACCATTGTATTAATAGTATTTTTCAACTCCAGAATTTCACCTTTGACATCAACGGTGATTTTCTTAGATAAGTCGCCTGTTGCAACCGCCGTAGTCACTTCGGCAATATTCCGCACCTGTGCCGTTAAACTTCCCGCCATGAAGTTCACGCTGTCAGTTAAATCTTTCCAAGTACCAGCCACGCCGCGCACTTCTGCTTGCACGCCAAGCTTACCCTCGCTTCCCACCTCACGGGCAACCCTTGTTACTTCTGATGCAAAGGAATTGAGTTGATCCACCATTGTGTTGATGGTATTTTTGAGTTCGAGAATTTCACCTTTGACATCAACGGTAATTTTCTTGGATAAGTCGCCTGTTGCAACTGCCGTAGTTACTTCGGCAATATTCCGCACCTGTGCCGTTAAACTTCCCGCCATGAAGTTTACGCTGTCAGTTAAATCTTTCCAAGTACCCGCGACACCTCGCACATCTGCTTGAACACCCAGTTTACCTTCACTGCCCACTTCACGGGCAACCCTTGTAACTTCACTTGCAAAGGAACTAAGTTGATCCACCATTATATTGATGGTATTCTTGAGTTCGAGAATTTCACCTCTAACATCGACGGTAATTTTCTTAGATAGATCGCCATTTGCGATCGCAGTGGCAACTTCGGCAATATTTCGCACTTGTCCGGTGAGATTACCCGCCATTAAGTTCACGTTGTCGGTTAAATCTTTCCAAGTCCCCGCAACTCCCCGGACTTCTGCTTGTACGCCCAACTTCCCTTCAGTTCCCACCTCACGGGCAACTCTTGTTACTTCTGATGCAAAAGAATTAAGTTGATCCACCATTGTGTTGATGGTATTTTTCAACTCCAGAATTTCACCTTTCACATCCACAGTGATTTTCTTGGATAAGTCGCCGTTTGCAACAGCCGTTGTTACTTCCGCAATATTCCGCACTTGTGCCGTCAAGCTTCCCGCCATGAAATTCACACTATCGGTCAAGTCTTTCCACGTACCCGCTACCCCGCGAACTTCTGCTTGACCGCCTAATTTTCCTTCTGCACCCACCTCACGGGCAACCCTTGTTACTTCTGATGCAAAGGAATTAAGTTGATCCACCATGATGTTGACGGTGTTTTTCAACTCTAAAATTTCGCCTTTGACATCAACAGTAATTTTCTTGGAAAGGTCGCCATTGGCTACCGCCGTTGTCACTTCCGCAATGTTACGGACTTGGGCTGTTAAATTCCCTGCCATCAAGTTAACGTTGTCAGTCAAATCCTTCCAAGTACCTGCAACACCTTTAACTTCGGCTTGTACGCCTAACTTGCCTTCAGTTCCCACCTCACGGGCAACTCTCGTTACTTCCGATGCAAAAGAATTAAGTTGATCCACCATTGTATTGACGGTGTTTTTCAACTCCAGAATTTCGCCTTTCACATCAACAGTGATTTTTTTGGATAAGTCACCATTGGCGATCGCAGTGGCAACTTCGGCGATGTTGCGAACTTGTCCGGTGAGATTACCCGCCATCAAGTTAACGTTATCAGTCAAATCTTTCCAAGTGCCAGCCACACCTTGCACTTCGGCTTGAACACCCAACTTTCCTTCAGTTCCCACTTCACGGGCAACTCTTGTTACTTCACTCGCAAAAGAACCAAGCCGGTCTACCATCGTGTTGACGATATTAGCAGTTTGGAGAAACTCACCTTGAAGAGGTCTGCCGTCAATTTCTGTGGCGATCGTTTGGGATAAATCACCATTAGCAACCGACCGAATTACCCGCGTAGTTTCAGCTGTTGGTTGAACTAAATCTGTAATTAGAGTATTGACAGAAGTAACACAATTTGACCAAGAACCACGAACATCTCCCAGAGAAGCACGTTCAGCAATTTTGCCTTCTTTGCCGACAACATTACCAATCCGTTGTAGCTCCGCCGCCATCCGCTCATTTTGATCAATAATATCATTGAGCGTATCAGCTATTTTCCCTGCCACACCAGTATGGTCTATAGGCATCCTAGCCGAAAAGTCACCTTGCTTAACAGCATTCAGCGTTCTTAGTAGCTGATTTAAATCTAGATTATCGCTGTCTCTAGTTAACTGTTCGGTTGCCATAGCCTGATCTTTAAAAAATTTAGTAGGTTTTTGTGTTTAAAAAAGGTTTTATCCAACCAGAAAGTTGATTTTAACTCTCATCAGTGTTTTTAAGTTTTCTGGTACTCGCCATAGCAACAAATCTTTGGTAATTTGATTAGCTTGGAGTATGTAGTTATTTAACTGTCGAATGTCCCTGGTAGTTACTGATACTGAGGCTTGCACTAGTAAGACGTACTCATTCTAATGATAACGGGGGAAATTAAAATTTCTCAACGGGCAAGGCAAGAGGGCTTGGTTAGGAAATGCCTCAATTTTGACGTAGTGGTGCGCCTCAAGCTGTCAAAGGCATAGCGCGATTAATTCAAATATTGTCTAAATCGCTACTCAATAATTTCATCATATTGATTGGTGTCGTCTTCGGGTAATTCTTTAATCTCTACCAATACATCCGCCAAAGTTTTTTCATCTAGCCATTGATGACGTTCTTTGGTGTAGTCTCCTTTACCCGGACTGAAATATTGAATAAACCGAATAGTATCGGGAACTCCCAGAGAATTGATCAAGGCATCGTAGCCTTGTTTAATAATTTCATTTTGGGTTTTCATCATTACTTTCCTCGACTTGTATTACTTCAGCCAGCCATTGAACGGGATTATTAATCAATACGTTAATTAATTGAGAGTTTTTTTGAGCTTTTTTGAAGAGTCTGTCATCTGTTGTGAGAAATACATCAGCCTTACTTCTTTCGGCGCTGGCGATATGGGTGGCATCATAGCTGGAGAATCCTAATTTTTGAAGTTGAGCGGCTCTGTCTTCAATGAAGGTGCTATTAATAACTTTAATTTTAGCAATATCGAGTAATTTTTTGACGTTTTGTAGTCTTTCTAAATCAGGTGTTTGGTTTAATTCGGCGATTAAAGCACTGCTATTGATAAGTTTCCAAGTCGCTGATTGACATTGACTTAGAATTGTCATAACTGCCTGTGCTTCTAAATAAATACGGGATTGCGTCTGGTCATCAAAGGGACGATTCAAACAACAAGCATCAAGATAGATTTTATATTGTTTGCTCATCTAAATCAAATTTAAATCTGGTTAACTCTTCTTTTCCAAATAGCGAATCAATTCACGTCTTTTCACTATAATTTGACAGTAATCTGTTCACGGACGACATCTTTACCGGAGAGTTGTTGCTCTGCGAGTTCCCGATTTGAGATTAGAATCAACTCTATCGCTTCCCGTAGACTTTCTCTAGCTTCTTCCAGAGTTCTCTCTT contains:
- a CDS encoding HAMP domain-containing protein, encoding MATEQLTRDSDNLDLNQLLRTLNAVKQGDFSARMPIDHTGVAGKIADTLNDIIDQNERMAAELQRIGNVVGKEGKIAERASLGDVRGSWSNCVTSVNTLITDLVQPTAETTRVIRSVANGDLSQTIATEIDGRPLQGEFLQTANIVNTMVDRLGSFASEVTRVAREVGTEGKLGVQAEVQGVAGTWKDLTDNVNLMAGNLTGQVRNIAEVATAIANGDLSKKITVDVKGEILELKNTVNTMVDQLNSFASEVTRVAREVGTEGKLGVQAEVKGVAGTWKDLTDNVNLMAGNLTAQVRNIAEVTTAVANGDLSKKITVDVKGEILELKNTVNIMVDQLNSFASEVTRVAREVGAEGKLGGQAEVRGVAGTWKDLTDSVNFMAGSLTAQVRNIAEVTTAVANGDLSKKITVDVKGEILELKNTINTMVDQLNSFASEVTRVAREVGTEGKLGVQAEVRGVAGTWKDLTDNVNLMAGNLTGQVRNIAEVATAIANGDLSKKITVDVRGEILELKNTINIMVDQLSSFASEVTRVAREVGSEGKLGVQADVRGVAGTWKDLTDSVNFMAGSLTAQVRNIAEVTTAVATGDLSKKITVDVKGEILELKNTINTMVDQLNSFASEVTRVAREVGSEGKLGVQAEVRGVAGTWKDLTDSVNFMAGSLTAQVRNIAEVTTAVATGDLSKKITVDVKGEILELKNTINTMVDQLSSFASEVTRVAREVGTEGKLGVQAEVKDVAGTWKDLTDSVNFMAGSLTAQVRNIAEVTTAIANGDLSKKITVAVKGEILELKNTINIMVDQLNSFASEVTRVAREVGSEGKLGVQADVRGVAGTWKDLTDSVNFMAGSLTAQVRNIAAVTTAVANGDLSKKISVDVKGEILELKNTVNTMVDQLNSFASEVTRVAREVGTEGKLGVQAEVKGVAGTWKDLTDSVNFMAGSLTAQVRNIAEVTTAVANGDLSKKITVDVKGEIQELKNTINTMVDQLNSFASEVTRVAREVGTEGKLGVQAYVRGVAGTWKDLTDNVNSMAGNLTGQVRNIAEVTKAVANGDLSKKITVDAKGEILDLKNTTNTMVDQLSSFASEVTRVAREVGTEGKLGGQAQVQGVAGTWKDLTDNVNSMAGNLTAQVRGIARVVTAVANGDLKRKLMLDAKGEIETLAETINEMIDTLATFANQVTTVAREVGIEGKLGGQARVPGAAGTWKDLTDNVNELAATLTTQLRAIAEVATAVTKGDLTRSIAVEALGEVAILKDNINQMIANLRETTQKNTEQDWLKTNLAKFTRMLQGQRDLETVSKLILSELAPLVGAQHGVFFLMESGENTPFLKLISSYAYRERRHLANRFHLGEGLVGQCALEKERILLTDVPSDYVRIASGLGEATPLNAVVLPVLFEGQVTAVIELASFRRFSEIHLTFFDQLTESIAIVLNTIAASMRTEELLKQSQSLAEELQTQQNELRETNKRLEQQAQSLKTSEDLLKGQQEELQQTNAELEEKAELLAMQKKEVERKNREIEQARMSLEDKAEQLALSSKYKSEFLANMSHELRTPLNSLLILAKLLADNIDHNLTSKQVEYSQTIYSAGTDLLALINDILDLAKIESGTMSIDMTQMPLVELGEQIERTFRQIAQSKGLAFTIEFTPELPTTIYTDVKRLQQVLKNLLSNAFKFTEQGEVRLQIAVAKQGWSNDQVTLNRAQNVIAFSVSDTGIGIAPDKQKVIFEAFQQADGSTSRRYGGTGLGLSISREIARLFGGEIKLTSQPGQGSTFTFFFPQLNPEPTSTQPLTPYSLLPTPHSALSTQHGLNLSYPLTSLINDDRATIGMGDRVLLIVEDDVNFARILIDMAQQHGFKVITAQNGSTGLALAQQFHPSAVLLDIRMPEMDGWTVLDRLKHDPNTRHIPVHIMTVEEGQQRSLQLGAIAYLQKPLSSEIISEALVKIKGFVERQVKNLLVVEDDDTQRHSIVELIGNNDVYTTAVATGAEALEAIRSQHFDCLVLDLGLPDMTGFELIDQIKLLPHGKTLPIIVYTGRDISKAQETELRRIAETIIIKDVRSPERLLDETALFLHRVQANLPAPKRQILEQLHSIDYLLAGKKALIVDDDVRNIFALTSMLERYQIQVLYAENGREGINVLENTPDIDVVLMDVMMPEMDGYETTSLIRQNEQFKSLPIIALTAKAMQGDREKCIEAGASDYITKPVDTEQLLSLLRVWLYR
- a CDS encoding PIN domain-containing protein; translation: MSKQYKIYLDACCLNRPFDDQTQSRIYLEAQAVMTILSQCQSATWKLINSSALIAELNQTPDLERLQNVKKLLDIAKIKVINSTFIEDRAAQLQKLGFSSYDATHIASAERSKADVFLTTDDRLFKKAQKNSQLINVLINNPVQWLAEVIQVEESNDENPK
- a CDS encoding type II toxin-antitoxin system HicB family antitoxin gives rise to the protein MENSFTAVFEKIDDWYIGYVQELPGANVQERTLEEARESLREAIELILISNRELAEQQLSGKDVVREQITVKL